Within Romboutsia sp. CE17, the genomic segment AAATCAACTCTTCTCCTTTCTTTAGCTGAGAAGTTGATTAAGCTATTATTAGATAATGTTCCATTAGGTATAAGAGCAACTTTATTATCTATAGTAAGTAAACTAGTGTAAAATACTCCTATTTGTTCAACAGTTCCTTCATATCCAGCAGCTTGTATATAATCGCCTACTCTAAACGGTCTAAGTAGTAAAATTATAAAACCGCCTGCAAAATTAGATAAACTACCTTGAAGTGCGAGACCTATTGCAACCCCAGCTGATGTAAATAATGCTACAAGGCCAGTAAGTTTTATATCCCATAAAAGGGTAACTACTAGTAATAACAATATAGCTTTTAATCCACCTATTGAAAATGATTTTAAAAATCGTCTTAAAGTAACATCAACATCTCTTTTTTCTAAAAACCTTTCAAATCTATTAACTATCCTCTTTATAATTTTAAATCCTACAGATAAAATTATAAGGCCTATTATTAACCTAACTCCACTTTCAACTGCCCAATTTATAAACTTATCTATTAAAGTAGAAGTATCTGTATTCTGAATTGTTGATTGAATTTTATTTAATGCGCTTTCTACTTCTTTTTCATCCATTATAAAATCCTCCTTCTTTAATAATATTATTATAACCAATTCTTTTTTATATTACATCAATTTTCTCTTTATGTCTACATTTTTCAACCTTATCATCATTCTTTAATATAAAGTAATTAATTTTAAAATTTTCTAAAATTTTTTTATTTTTTTTAATATTTGCCTTGTATTTATTATTTTTCTATGTTAATATAAATTAACAAACAAAATGAGATGATTTATTTTTCTTTATGGTTTGTATTTTTTATATAATTTGGAGGTTCACAATGAACGGAATAGTAAAATGGTTTAACAGCGAAAAAGGATTTGGATTCATATCTGTAGAAGGTGGAGATGACGTATTCGTACACTTCTCAGCTATACAAGGTGAAGGATTCAAAACATTAGAAGAAGGACAAGCAGTTAGCTTTGAAATAGTTGAAGGAGCTAGAGGTCCTCAAGCTGCTAACGTAAATAGAATATAATTTATTTTTAATATAGATTTATTCAAAGAAAAGAAGCTTTAAGCTTCTTTTTTTATTATATAAATTTAATAATATAAAAATATCTTTCCCACCATTTACCTAAGGCATTTTCATTAATCTAATGTTAAAATATATTTATAATAATAATTAAATTTAATTATTATTATAAATATATTTTTTACTGGGGGTTATAGTTTGAGAGTGCATAATAATTCAGTATTCAGTAGTAAGTATGATTTGCCTAACGAGAATACATTGTGTAATATTTGTAATAGTAATAACTTAATAATAATTAAATCAAAGACAAATTCAATATATCAATACTGCGATTCTTGTAAAAGTAGCAAAAATATTTCATTAAAGCATTATTACTTAGACAATCTTTTATTAGAAATAAAGAATTCCATACAATGCCTAAGTAAAAATATATTATTAAATTTAACTATAGAAATTTTTAAAAGTAATAATTCCATCGACTTGTTCATTAATAATGTTAAAGTCAGTAATACAGAGTTTATATCAGAACTTTCTAAAAAAGACTGCTATTATATAAAAAATACTATTCATTATCTAATTAATGATTATACTGATATATCTTATGTAGACATACAAATTAAAAATAACTAATAATTATTTAAAAAGGTATAATAAGCAAATAGTTTATTATACCTTTTCAAATACTAATTCATTAACTAAATTTTTTAATTATTTATCTAAGACTTAGTTATAGATGTAACAAAAAAATTCAAGGTATTCTTCAAAGTTACAAGTATTTGATTTATTGCTGACTCAACTGATGTTAAGTCCCCTGTAATAACTAAGGAACCACTGAATCTATCTACAAAAGCAAGTGAAACTTTCGAATATTCTATTGCAATATTTGCTGCTATTATAGCAGTTTCACCTGGTGTTATATTAAGTATTCCTATAGACCCTCTATTTTTAACTGCAAGTCCAACCTTTTGATATAGCTCTTCTCTAGGATTAGCTATTATATGAGCAATTGTTACTTGTTTTCCAGGAACAGATTCTTGAATTAATCTTTGCTTTTCTTCTAACATTGAAACTTCCTCCACTTTCAATATAATTTTAAATTGATTTTATATATTCAACTAATTCATCTATTCCTAAATTGTCTATTGTATCTATCATAAAAATTCTATTAACTCCAGCTAGTTTTAATCTATCATATGCCAATTTAATAGATTTCTCATCCCCTTTAGATATTTTAGTTATAATACCTATTACCTCTTTACAAAACATTGTTGCAAACCCTGGTGCTATATAGTTTTCTTCTTGAGTACAATCATATACTAATGCTATAACCTTTGCATCCGCTGCAGTAGTTGCTAGTGATGCATACATCCATCTATTTTCAATAAATTCACCAGGAGTATCAATTGAATCATTATATATTTCGACAGATTGAGTTTTTCTATATTTAAGTTCTAAATCATCTAGTTTTTGACATAATGTAGTTTTCCCACTACCCGTTTTCCCCATGAATATTATTTTCTTCATTTTATGACCTCGTAATATTTGTTGTAGTAAAATTTAAAGTATTTCCTAATATCATTAGTACTTTATTTAAGGCAGACTCTA encodes:
- a CDS encoding mechanosensitive ion channel family protein, with product MDEKEVESALNKIQSTIQNTDTSTLIDKFINWAVESGVRLIIGLIILSVGFKIIKRIVNRFERFLEKRDVDVTLRRFLKSFSIGGLKAILLLLVVTLLWDIKLTGLVALFTSAGVAIGLALQGSLSNFAGGFIILLLRPFRVGDYIQAAGYEGTVEQIGVFYTSLLTIDNKVALIPNGTLSNNSLINFSAKERRRVDLIFNVSYENDVVQVRKVLNEIIYKHPLILHDPEPFIGIVEHAQNSINFGVRVWCEKENYWSIYYDLLEKVKIRFDEENITIPYPQMDLHVKHHSSINSDIKTMLK
- a CDS encoding cold shock domain-containing protein; this translates as MNGIVKWFNSEKGFGFISVEGGDDVFVHFSAIQGEGFKTLEEGQAVSFEIVEGARGPQAANVNRI
- a CDS encoding BMC domain-containing protein, which codes for MLEEKQRLIQESVPGKQVTIAHIIANPREELYQKVGLAVKNRGSIGILNITPGETAIIAANIAIEYSKVSLAFVDRFSGSLVITGDLTSVESAINQILVTLKNTLNFFVTSITKS
- a CDS encoding EutP/PduV family microcompartment system protein, translated to MKKIIFMGKTGSGKTTLCQKLDDLELKYRKTQSVEIYNDSIDTPGEFIENRWMYASLATTAADAKVIALVYDCTQEENYIAPGFATMFCKEVIGIITKISKGDEKSIKLAYDRLKLAGVNRIFMIDTIDNLGIDELVEYIKSI